The proteins below are encoded in one region of Methanosarcina barkeri 3:
- a CDS encoding 4Fe-4S dicluster domain-containing protein, with product MQNDMRLSVFAEKKGKQLIYYPERCIGCGTCVQACPKGNLAIGAVGAVVRGVVDADFLEIKKSEECIACGICAKVCPTGALELKQEGKSLTDMSYLFKAMKPTSVNENCVHCGVCEEICPRGCIEVTREISEDGKLKLVGKTNIDLERCIHCGWCVAVCPVNAISVEKPFEGRWTRDENVCQTCHTCVEVCPTNAIFNKKAKPGERVEKISHRPDACIYCGACAVSCPVNAIDVRKTAILPNVEKKSVLEKKVLEIPVPDAILRTCLETDEDACLGCGNCVIVCPVNALHSRELAAGYLNDMDKKALLEVKDGKISVVNQDLCGADGACAMICPVDAIKLVKKKVK from the coding sequence ATGCAAAATGATATGCGATTATCTGTCTTTGCCGAAAAAAAAGGCAAGCAGCTAATCTATTACCCGGAAAGATGCATTGGCTGCGGAACCTGCGTGCAGGCATGCCCGAAAGGTAACCTGGCCATAGGGGCTGTGGGGGCTGTAGTAAGAGGGGTGGTAGATGCGGATTTTCTGGAAATTAAGAAGAGTGAAGAGTGCATTGCCTGTGGAATTTGTGCAAAAGTTTGTCCTACAGGTGCTCTTGAATTGAAACAGGAAGGAAAATCCCTCACTGATATGTCTTATCTTTTCAAGGCAATGAAACCCACGTCAGTAAATGAAAACTGCGTTCACTGCGGGGTTTGTGAGGAAATCTGTCCCAGAGGCTGTATTGAGGTAACTCGTGAAATTTCAGAGGACGGAAAACTGAAGCTTGTCGGAAAGACCAACATTGATTTGGAGCGCTGCATCCACTGCGGCTGGTGTGTTGCAGTCTGTCCGGTGAATGCCATTTCCGTGGAAAAACCCTTTGAAGGGCGCTGGACCAGAGATGAGAATGTCTGCCAGACCTGCCACACCTGTGTGGAAGTTTGTCCCACAAATGCCATTTTCAATAAAAAAGCTAAACCCGGAGAACGAGTTGAAAAAATAAGTCATAGGCCGGATGCTTGCATTTACTGTGGAGCCTGTGCAGTTTCCTGCCCTGTTAACGCCATTGATGTCAGAAAAACTGCAATTCTCCCGAATGTGGAGAAAAAGAGTGTGCTTGAGAAAAAAGTGCTTGAAATCCCTGTTCCTGACGCTATACTACGCACCTGCCTGGAAACGGATGAAGACGCATGTTTGGGCTGTGGAAATTGTGTGATTGTCTGCCCTGTAAATGCTCTCCATAGTCGTGAGCTTGCTGCAGGATACCTGAATGACATGGATAAAAAAGCTCTTCTTGAGGTTAAGGACGGAAAAATTTCGGTAGTAAACCAGGACCTGTGCGGGGCAGATGGAGCCTGCGCCATGATCTGTCCTGTTGATGCAATCAAGCTTGTGAAAAAAAAGGTGAAATAA
- a CDS encoding FmdE family protein translates to MHKNSQLEKETMEAIMKQIKDPKLLSQIEKVIPFHGFLTSGALIGIQMLNIARRELDVRDGERIYVTCETKSCMPDPFQILAGATIGNNGLKIMNFGKMAVTVNKQAPEGANNVKGIRIILDPEKTKDYPKLHAWFLNTEKLPHVEVVPILLEAGEKVYSWKFVDVEVPVRKKKRIQCCESCGEMFIQHDNELLCGDCKE, encoded by the coding sequence TTGCATAAAAACTCGCAATTAGAGAAAGAAACTATGGAAGCAATCATGAAGCAGATAAAAGACCCCAAACTGCTTTCACAGATTGAAAAGGTTATTCCCTTTCACGGCTTCCTGACTTCAGGGGCGTTAATCGGTATCCAGATGCTCAATATCGCAAGGCGGGAGCTCGACGTCCGGGATGGAGAACGCATATATGTGACCTGCGAAACGAAAAGCTGCATGCCTGACCCATTCCAGATCCTTGCCGGAGCTACCATCGGAAACAATGGGTTAAAGATCATGAACTTTGGGAAAATGGCGGTCACGGTAAATAAACAGGCACCTGAAGGAGCTAACAACGTAAAAGGGATCCGAATTATTCTCGACCCTGAAAAAACAAAAGATTACCCTAAACTTCACGCCTGGTTCCTGAATACTGAAAAGCTTCCTCATGTGGAAGTTGTCCCAATCCTCCTGGAAGCAGGAGAAAAAGTGTATTCCTGGAAATTTGTGGATGTAGAAGTTCCGGTACGCAAAAAAAAGCGAATCCAGTGCTGTGAAAGCTGTGGAGAAATGTTCATTCAACATGATAACGAGCTGCTATGCGGCGATTGCAAAGAATAA
- a CDS encoding molybdopterin-binding protein: MKLSARNVLKGKVKKVVTGAVNSEVIIELPGGAEMTSIITKASAESLKLKEGSEVYAIVKASNVMIGID; the protein is encoded by the coding sequence ATGAAATTAAGTGCACGTAATGTTTTAAAAGGCAAGGTTAAAAAGGTCGTGACAGGTGCGGTCAATTCTGAAGTTATAATAGAATTGCCTGGCGGAGCAGAAATGACTTCCATCATCACAAAGGCCTCAGCTGAAAGTCTTAAGCTAAAAGAAGGAAGCGAAGTATACGCAATCGTTAAGGCTTCAAATGTGATGATCGGTATAGATTAA
- the modB gene encoding molybdate ABC transporter permease subunit, translating to MIIMLDKVWFPLSLTLWIATISSILVLFSGVVIAYIFARRDFRGRELAELLVTLPLILPPTVIGYLLVILVGKNGFLGHLIYSFFGTGIMFTWQAAVIAAYTVSLPLMVRAAQAAIEAVDRELEYAAYILGRSEIETALLITLPLSKRGILAGLVLSFARAVGEFGATLMLAGNIPGKTNTMSISIYSAFQAGNDELAQTLVLILIFISLLAISLTGRFVGKLEV from the coding sequence ATGATCATTATGTTGGACAAGGTATGGTTTCCTTTATCTCTCACGCTCTGGATAGCAACCATATCATCTATTCTAGTCCTTTTCAGTGGTGTAGTAATCGCTTATATATTTGCAAGGCGTGATTTCCGGGGAAGAGAGCTTGCAGAACTGTTAGTAACACTTCCTCTAATTCTTCCACCCACAGTGATTGGTTACCTTCTTGTGATCCTGGTGGGAAAAAACGGGTTTCTTGGCCATCTCATTTACAGTTTTTTTGGCACAGGGATCATGTTTACCTGGCAGGCAGCAGTCATTGCGGCTTATACAGTTTCTCTTCCTCTTATGGTGAGAGCTGCCCAGGCAGCTATTGAAGCCGTAGATAGAGAGCTTGAATATGCAGCCTATATCCTTGGAAGAAGTGAAATTGAAACTGCTCTCCTGATAACATTACCTCTTTCAAAAAGAGGCATACTGGCAGGATTGGTACTCAGTTTTGCAAGGGCTGTCGGAGAATTCGGAGCAACCCTTATGCTTGCAGGGAATATTCCGGGTAAAACAAATACAATGTCAATCTCAATATACAGCGCATTTCAGGCAGGCAATGATGAACTTGCTCAGACTCTGGTCCTGATCCTAATTTTTATATCCCTGCTGGCTATATCTCTAACCGGACGATTCGTAGGAAAATTAGAGGTATAA
- a CDS encoding ABC transporter ATP-binding protein, with amino-acid sequence MGVKIDLKKQYNETDLSRKRRIKKSFTLDVSFEMENELVVLFGPSGSGKTTLFKCISGITDLDEGKITVGDKVYFDNEKKINLSIQKRNLGYVFQNYTLFPHMSVKKNIECGLKGWGKEAREERVLEMLSLLHIEELETRYPSQLSGGQKQRVALARALAPKPEILLLDEPFSALDLEIRTRLAEKIKDLQTKIGIPVLFITHNLEEAFQLADKILVLYEGKAQQFGTPEEILYHPENLHVAELVGISNIFDDAYVKECDKESKSIVLKSDSLSLRVKTRKFKPGDKVSWGIHPENITLLPNSNSENQDDNTYSVRINNIINKGPKKRITLTLVRCSKTLTADVPAQFVDSLKLHAGDICLAKLEMTKVVAFHKS; translated from the coding sequence TTGGGCGTTAAAATTGACCTTAAAAAACAGTATAATGAAACTGACCTCAGTAGAAAAAGAAGAATTAAGAAATCCTTTACATTAGATGTCAGTTTTGAAATGGAAAACGAACTTGTCGTGCTTTTTGGGCCTTCAGGATCAGGAAAGACCACGTTATTTAAATGTATTTCCGGGATAACGGATCTTGACGAGGGAAAAATAACCGTAGGGGATAAAGTTTATTTTGATAACGAGAAAAAAATCAACCTATCTATCCAGAAACGCAATCTGGGTTATGTTTTTCAGAATTATACTCTTTTTCCACACATGAGTGTAAAAAAAAACATAGAATGTGGACTCAAGGGTTGGGGAAAAGAAGCGAGGGAAGAGAGAGTTCTGGAAATGCTGAGTCTTCTTCATATTGAGGAGTTAGAAACCCGATATCCATCCCAGCTGTCAGGTGGACAGAAACAGAGAGTTGCTCTGGCAAGGGCACTGGCTCCCAAACCGGAAATTTTACTTCTGGATGAACCCTTCTCTGCACTTGATCTGGAAATAAGAACCAGACTTGCAGAAAAAATAAAAGACTTGCAAACTAAAATTGGAATACCTGTGTTGTTCATCACTCACAATCTGGAAGAAGCTTTTCAACTGGCTGACAAGATTCTTGTCTTATACGAGGGGAAAGCTCAGCAGTTTGGAACCCCGGAAGAAATACTTTATCACCCTGAAAATCTGCATGTGGCAGAATTAGTTGGAATTTCCAACATTTTCGACGATGCTTATGTTAAAGAGTGTGATAAAGAGTCAAAAAGCATAGTGTTAAAAAGCGATTCTCTGAGTTTAAGGGTAAAAACTCGAAAATTCAAACCTGGAGATAAAGTTTCCTGGGGAATTCATCCTGAGAACATAACTCTTTTACCCAATTCCAACTCTGAAAATCAAGATGATAATACTTACTCTGTCCGTATTAACAATATAATCAATAAAGGACCAAAAAAGCGCATTACACTTACACTTGTTAGATGCAGCAAGACTCTGACTGCAGACGTCCCTGCACAGTTTGTTGATTCTCTGAAACTGCATGCAGGTGATATATGCCTGGCAAAATTGGAAATGACTAAAGTAGTAGCATTCCACAAATCATAA
- a CDS encoding GNAT family N-acetyltransferase, with protein MCKVIFEEIKEEHLNDVLEIYTHYVLNTNVTFHAHAFSKDEMRELVFFENPKYKTFVIKSVNKIDGYVILTQYKKREAYDGTAEVTVYLKPNYIGKGIGSQAVKFIEDVAKKQNIHVLIATICGENSKSINLFVRNGFSKCAHYKEVGEKFGQLLDVIAYQKIIS; from the coding sequence ATGTGCAAAGTTATTTTTGAGGAAATAAAGGAAGAACATCTGAATGATGTTTTGGAAATTTATACCCATTATGTTCTCAACACAAATGTAACCTTTCACGCGCATGCTTTCTCAAAAGATGAAATGCGAGAATTGGTATTCTTTGAAAACCCTAAATATAAAACTTTTGTCATAAAATCTGTTAATAAAATTGATGGATATGTAATATTGACCCAGTACAAAAAACGTGAAGCATACGATGGAACTGCTGAAGTAACTGTATACTTAAAGCCGAATTACATCGGTAAAGGTATAGGCAGCCAGGCTGTTAAGTTTATTGAAGATGTTGCAAAAAAGCAAAATATTCACGTACTTATTGCGACAATATGCGGGGAAAATTCTAAGAGTATTAATTTATTTGTAAGAAACGGATTTAGCAAATGTGCACATTATAAAGAAGTAGGAGAGAAATTTGGACAACTGCTAGATGTAATAGCATACCAAAAAATAATATCATAA